In the genome of Acetobacter oryzifermentans, one region contains:
- the galE gene encoding UDP-glucose 4-epimerase GalE, which produces MARFLVTGGAGYVGSHVVLALLDDGHDVVVLDNLRTGHRAAVPEQATFVQGDISDIDCLDKVLSSGTWDGILHFAALSLVGESMQNPMMYMTANAGYGFGLIDACVRHGVKRFVFSSTANLFGSAGEGPINEDAPINPGSPYGESKYMVERALYWADKIHGLKSACLRYFNAAGADPAGRAGEDHRPETHLIPLVIDAALKRRPALTLFGEDYPTPDGTCIRDYVHVTDLARAHLAVLPLLNDKSVVFNVGTGRGNSNREIIDAVGRVSNLEVPWQAGPRRAGDPASLVASPARLMEATGWAPEFTDIDRIVETAFNWRKNHPQGYGA; this is translated from the coding sequence ATGGCTCGTTTTCTGGTAACCGGTGGCGCTGGGTATGTTGGCAGCCACGTTGTTCTTGCCCTGCTGGATGATGGGCACGACGTTGTTGTGCTGGACAACCTGCGCACTGGCCACCGCGCCGCGGTGCCAGAACAGGCGACCTTCGTGCAAGGTGATATTTCAGACATTGATTGTCTGGATAAGGTTCTTTCCTCCGGCACGTGGGATGGCATTCTGCATTTTGCAGCCCTCTCCTTGGTAGGAGAAAGCATGCAAAACCCCATGATGTACATGACAGCCAATGCTGGCTATGGTTTTGGGCTGATTGATGCCTGCGTGCGCCACGGTGTAAAACGCTTTGTGTTTTCCTCCACAGCCAACCTGTTTGGTTCTGCTGGGGAAGGCCCGATTAACGAGGATGCCCCCATCAACCCCGGCTCTCCGTATGGCGAGAGCAAATATATGGTGGAACGCGCCCTGTACTGGGCTGACAAAATTCATGGGCTAAAAAGTGCCTGCCTGCGCTATTTCAACGCCGCTGGGGCTGATCCGGCTGGCCGTGCGGGGGAAGACCATCGCCCTGAAACGCATCTGATCCCGCTGGTTATTGATGCCGCCCTGAAGCGTCGCCCAGCCCTTACGCTGTTTGGTGAGGATTACCCCACACCAGATGGCACCTGTATCCGTGATTATGTGCATGTTACAGATCTGGCGCGCGCCCATCTGGCTGTGCTGCCGCTTCTGAATGATAAAAGCGTGGTGTTTAACGTTGGCACAGGGCGCGGCAATTCCAACCGCGAAATTATTGATGCCGTTGGCCGCGTGAGCAATCTGGAAGTGCCTTGGCAGGCAGGCCCACGCCGCGCGGGTGATCCGGCCAGCCTGGTGGCCAGCCCAGCGCGCCTGATGGAAGCAACAGGTTGGGCGCCAGAATTTACGGATATTGATCGGATTGTGGAAACAGCCTTTAACTGGCGCAAAAACCACCCGCAGGGTTATGGCGCGTAA
- a CDS encoding DUF4175 domain-containing protein, which produces MNQGGLHQFLTASTAEDGALAERLATARRHAAIVLRIERLWPALQPTFALLGVYCVASLLRIPQHLPDGIRLLLVAGWLSLCGWRLHKDIENLAPPTPSEVDRRIEQASGLHNRPLATLTDHPAGTSSQSSTILWQAHQQRILASLGRLRVGLPRLWPQGRMQQIGAWVLVAALAGTAGLAGSSAPGRILAGFIPGRDDPDVPFPRVEAWITPPTYAPDAPVFLGNIKTPPQTPQGAHLTAIVTGLASHPTLREQGGMVLHDATRHKLDAHSWKLDVVLEHSGTVRLTGRGRTLAQWPVTVLPDADPSVKWGPNPGSPRKEEWRTLLPYEASHAYGLASLKVELHLAHAKRGSERTLTIPLPLVGHPKSVKGAISPDLSEDPWAGETVTGRVIASSVSGHEGKSAPATFRMGARVFHSPIARALLDVRKRFALGQESRQDAALDLEALADAPGPVREHTGMLLALSSVVAMLDNNLTDTATARAGATNLLWDLALDIEDRRTGDDASAQASIDVRAAQAAVAQQLQHMHENGQQGQQAQQELEERLKTLQSAISRKMQALANQAMKDHTVIPDLPGFTSAGNQAFSRLMRQLQSDASNGHADEALKRLQDMENATERMRNATPQDMANLAQQMVAQQKMREQAAALHDLASKQTALLDHAQSRLDENLKAQAQKQSDLADDGDGEADYANMPTSELLRRLGLPMPPGSEGAQPAPPPPPSQPETPLMPDPAKAEAQAAARRNERATQHALEHALDELKDEFKDLTGKTPGAFDEARKSMQDARKALADGDDAAAANAEEKALEALRKTRQQMQDAVKGNGKNSIPSFLPALGSPSDGSSGSGSASDGQNGSGSPSDSSENQEEEDKQGGKRDPLGRKLGEGKDQTEDDSTHIPDNVARQRAREIEQELRRRDSDRTRPQQELDYLDRLLKPF; this is translated from the coding sequence ATGAACCAAGGCGGTCTGCACCAATTCCTGACCGCCTCCACCGCTGAGGATGGAGCGCTGGCGGAGCGCCTTGCCACCGCACGCCGCCATGCCGCCATTGTTTTGCGGATAGAACGGCTGTGGCCTGCGCTTCAGCCCACTTTTGCCCTGCTGGGGGTTTACTGTGTAGCTTCTTTGCTACGCATTCCTCAGCATCTGCCAGATGGCATCCGGCTGCTGCTGGTGGCCGGATGGCTGAGCCTATGCGGCTGGCGACTGCACAAGGATATTGAAAACCTTGCGCCCCCCACCCCAAGCGAAGTTGACCGGCGAATTGAACAGGCATCCGGCCTACACAACCGCCCCCTCGCTACACTAACAGACCATCCCGCAGGCACATCCTCGCAAAGTTCCACCATCTTATGGCAGGCGCATCAGCAGCGTATTCTGGCATCACTTGGCAGGCTGCGGGTGGGTTTGCCGCGCCTTTGGCCGCAAGGCCGCATGCAGCAGATTGGGGCATGGGTATTGGTTGCAGCCCTTGCTGGCACAGCCGGGCTTGCAGGTTCCTCCGCGCCGGGGCGTATCCTTGCTGGGTTTATTCCGGGGCGGGATGATCCTGATGTCCCCTTCCCGCGTGTAGAGGCATGGATAACCCCACCTACTTACGCGCCAGATGCCCCTGTTTTTTTGGGCAATATCAAAACACCCCCACAAACGCCGCAAGGGGCCCATCTTACTGCCATTGTCACGGGCCTAGCCTCACACCCTACCTTGCGGGAACAGGGCGGCATGGTGCTGCATGATGCCACACGCCACAAACTGGATGCCCATAGCTGGAAGCTGGATGTGGTGCTGGAGCATTCTGGCACCGTACGCCTTACAGGCCGCGGCCGAACATTAGCCCAATGGCCCGTAACCGTACTGCCAGATGCAGACCCCAGCGTGAAATGGGGGCCAAACCCCGGCTCTCCCCGTAAAGAAGAATGGCGCACTCTTCTGCCGTATGAGGCCAGCCATGCTTATGGGCTGGCATCCCTTAAGGTAGAGCTGCATCTGGCCCACGCCAAACGCGGGTCAGAACGTACACTCACCATTCCCCTTCCTCTTGTTGGGCATCCCAAATCTGTAAAAGGTGCCATTAGTCCCGATCTGTCGGAAGATCCGTGGGCAGGAGAAACCGTAACCGGCCGTGTGATTGCCTCGTCCGTAAGTGGGCATGAGGGCAAAAGTGCCCCCGCCACATTCCGTATGGGCGCACGTGTTTTCCATTCCCCCATTGCCCGCGCACTGTTGGACGTGCGTAAGCGCTTCGCTTTGGGACAGGAAAGCCGGCAGGATGCCGCACTAGATCTGGAAGCACTGGCCGATGCACCCGGCCCGGTGCGTGAGCATACCGGTATGTTGCTGGCGCTCAGCAGCGTGGTGGCCATGCTGGATAACAACCTGACAGACACGGCCACTGCCCGCGCTGGCGCCACAAACCTGCTGTGGGATCTGGCTCTGGATATAGAAGACCGCCGCACAGGGGATGATGCCAGTGCTCAGGCATCCATTGATGTGCGCGCGGCCCAAGCCGCCGTAGCGCAGCAACTCCAGCACATGCACGAAAATGGGCAACAAGGACAACAGGCCCAGCAGGAACTGGAAGAAAGACTCAAAACCCTGCAAAGCGCCATCAGCCGCAAAATGCAGGCACTAGCAAATCAGGCCATGAAAGATCACACGGTTATTCCTGATCTTCCGGGTTTTACCAGTGCAGGGAATCAGGCCTTTTCACGCCTGATGCGCCAACTCCAGTCCGATGCCTCCAATGGTCATGCAGATGAAGCGCTGAAGCGTTTGCAGGATATGGAAAACGCCACCGAGCGCATGCGCAACGCCACGCCACAGGATATGGCAAACTTGGCGCAGCAGATGGTGGCGCAACAAAAAATGCGTGAACAGGCTGCCGCCCTACATGATCTGGCAAGCAAACAAACCGCCTTGTTGGATCATGCACAATCTCGCCTTGATGAAAACCTGAAAGCGCAGGCCCAGAAGCAAAGTGATCTGGCAGACGATGGTGATGGTGAGGCCGATTACGCCAACATGCCCACATCCGAACTGTTGCGCCGTTTGGGCCTGCCTATGCCTCCGGGTTCGGAAGGAGCGCAGCCTGCACCCCCACCTCCGCCCTCGCAGCCTGAAACACCGCTTATGCCTGACCCAGCAAAAGCAGAGGCACAAGCCGCAGCCCGGCGTAATGAGCGCGCCACGCAGCATGCGTTGGAACACGCGCTGGATGAATTGAAAGACGAATTTAAGGATCTGACAGGCAAAACCCCCGGTGCTTTTGATGAAGCCCGCAAAAGCATGCAGGATGCCCGCAAGGCGCTGGCCGATGGGGATGATGCCGCCGCCGCCAATGCTGAAGAAAAAGCACTGGAAGCCCTGCGCAAAACACGCCAGCAAATGCAGGATGCCGTTAAGGGTAACGGCAAAAACAGTATCCCCAGCTTTTTGCCCGCTCTGGGCAGCCCGTCTGATGGATCTTCTGGTTCTGGCAGTGCATCCGATGGCCAGAATGGTTCTGGCTCTCCCTCTGATTCCTCAGAAAATCAGGAGGAAGAAGACAAACAGGGCGGCAAGCGCGATCCGCTGGGCCGTAAACTGGGTGAAGGCAAGGATCAGACCGAAGATGATTCTACCCACATTCCAGATAACGTGGCCCGCCAGCGCGCCAGAGAAATTGAGCAGGAACTGCGGCGGCGTGATTCAGACCGCACCCGCCCACAGCAGGAACTGGATTATCTTGACCGTTTGCTTAAGCCGTTCTGA
- the lysA gene encoding diaminopimelate decarboxylase has protein sequence MAETPVYTDADPTLAELLQTHPQLTVSPTCGLMLEGVALNAIADSVGTPCWVLGAGTLRTRMRRMHAAMRDAGLDVSIHYAVKANDHLAILTLIGQEGFGADIVSGGELARAIKAGIPASRIVFSGVGKTDAELEQAISHSIGQINVESAEELEAISAIATKLGKQATITLRINPDVDAKTHAKITTGLAANKFGIPFQDAAALYAHAFTLSGVRPVGFATHIGSQILTTTPYRAAYARVAELVRTVRAAGNAVSVVDCGGGLGICYRNETEGQPEALAGAIKAELGDLGVKLAIEPGRWPIGPAGVLLSSVILRKEQGMDVPFLVLDTAMNELLRPSMYDAWHGILPLAPQAFSQPVSLAHVVGPVCESGDTFARDRLLPPLARNARIALLDTGAYGAVMSSTYNSRPLAAEVLVEDGQWQVIRQRQSVEELWQDETVPSHLAKAT, from the coding sequence ATGGCCGAAACACCTGTTTATACCGATGCCGACCCAACACTGGCAGAACTGTTACAAACGCACCCGCAGCTTACGGTTAGCCCTACCTGTGGGCTGATGCTGGAAGGCGTGGCCCTAAACGCCATAGCTGATTCTGTTGGCACACCCTGTTGGGTATTGGGAGCGGGTACGCTGCGCACGCGTATGCGCCGGATGCACGCTGCCATGCGAGATGCCGGGCTGGATGTTTCCATCCACTATGCCGTGAAAGCCAATGATCATCTGGCCATTCTTACCCTAATCGGTCAGGAAGGTTTTGGGGCGGATATTGTAAGCGGTGGTGAACTGGCGCGCGCCATAAAGGCCGGTATTCCAGCAAGCCGCATTGTGTTTTCCGGCGTTGGCAAAACAGATGCCGAACTGGAACAGGCCATTAGCCACAGCATTGGCCAGATTAACGTAGAAAGCGCAGAAGAGCTGGAAGCTATTTCAGCCATTGCCACCAAACTGGGAAAGCAGGCCACCATTACCCTGCGCATAAACCCGGATGTGGATGCCAAAACCCACGCCAAAATTACAACCGGCTTGGCTGCCAATAAATTTGGCATTCCATTTCAAGATGCCGCAGCACTTTATGCCCACGCGTTCACCCTCTCTGGCGTGCGGCCTGTTGGTTTTGCCACCCATATTGGCAGCCAGATTTTAACCACCACCCCTTATCGTGCAGCCTATGCCCGCGTGGCGGAACTGGTGCGTACCGTGCGCGCCGCTGGCAATGCCGTAAGCGTAGTGGATTGTGGCGGTGGCCTTGGCATTTGCTACCGCAATGAAACCGAAGGTCAGCCCGAAGCGCTAGCTGGCGCCATTAAGGCAGAACTGGGTGATCTGGGCGTAAAGCTGGCAATTGAGCCGGGGCGTTGGCCCATTGGCCCGGCTGGTGTGCTGCTGAGCAGCGTGATCTTGCGTAAGGAACAAGGCATGGATGTGCCTTTCCTTGTGCTGGATACGGCCATGAACGAACTGCTGCGCCCCAGCATGTATGATGCGTGGCATGGCATTTTACCACTTGCACCGCAGGCGTTCAGCCAACCTGTTTCCTTGGCCCATGTGGTCGGCCCTGTGTGTGAAAGTGGAGATACATTTGCGCGGGATAGGCTTTTGCCCCCGCTGGCCCGCAATGCACGTATAGCCCTGCTGGATACAGGCGCGTATGGTGCAGTTATGAGTTCCACTTACAACAGCCGCCCGCTTGCTGCAGAAGTTCTGGTTGAAGATGGCCAATGGCAGGTGATACGCCAAAGGCAGAGTGTTGAAGAACTGTGGCAGGATGAAACTGTGCCCTCCCACCTTGCCAAAGCCACATGA
- the argH gene encoding argininosuccinate lyase → MSLNSQNSTETENQKNANVQWGGRFAGGPSEIMQAINASIGFDKVMWKQDIAGSLAHAAMLAHVGIISKDDEATIRKGLTEIGQEIAAGNFPFSEALEDIHMNIEARLSDRIGEAGKRLHTARSRNDQVATDFRLWVRDAIDGLDQQVAALMRSLARRAEEHAATPMPGFTHLQTAQPVTFGHHLMAYVEMLARDRGRLADTRKRLNECPLGSAALAGTSFPIDRKMTAELLHFDRPTANSLDSVSDRDFALEYLSALSIMAMHLSRMAEEIVIWCSSPFSFIRLSDAFTTGSSIMPQKRNPDAAELVRAKTGRITGSLVSLLTVMKGLPLAYAKDMQEDKEPVFEATDAAALSLAACDGMVRDMTANTAQMRALAGSGYSTATDIADWLVRVLKVPFRTAHHVTGRLVAKAEEKGVGLADLTLQEMQAEEPGITDDIYSVLSVDASIASRTSEGGTASGNVSAQAQRWLKALGAEPTTAGQ, encoded by the coding sequence ATGTCTCTGAACAGCCAGAACAGCACGGAAACGGAAAACCAGAAAAACGCCAATGTCCAGTGGGGCGGGCGGTTTGCCGGTGGCCCTTCTGAGATCATGCAGGCCATCAATGCCTCCATTGGCTTTGATAAGGTAATGTGGAAGCAGGATATTGCTGGCTCCCTCGCCCATGCTGCCATGTTGGCGCATGTAGGCATTATCTCCAAGGATGATGAAGCCACAATCCGCAAGGGGCTAACAGAAATCGGGCAGGAAATTGCTGCTGGCAACTTTCCCTTTTCCGAAGCGCTGGAAGATATTCACATGAATATCGAAGCCCGCCTGTCTGACCGTATTGGTGAGGCCGGTAAGCGCCTGCATACTGCCCGCTCTCGCAATGATCAGGTTGCAACGGATTTTCGTCTATGGGTGCGGGATGCCATTGATGGGCTGGATCAACAGGTTGCCGCCCTTATGCGCTCCCTTGCCCGCCGGGCGGAGGAACATGCCGCCACTCCCATGCCGGGCTTTACCCACCTGCAAACAGCCCAGCCTGTAACATTCGGCCATCATTTGATGGCATATGTGGAAATGCTGGCGCGTGACCGGGGCCGCCTAGCAGACACACGCAAGCGCCTGAACGAATGCCCGCTGGGTTCTGCCGCGCTGGCTGGGACATCCTTCCCCATTGACCGGAAGATGACTGCCGAACTGCTGCATTTTGACCGCCCCACCGCCAATTCTTTGGATTCTGTATCTGATCGTGATTTTGCGCTGGAATATCTTTCTGCGCTGTCCATCATGGCCATGCATCTTTCACGTATGGCGGAAGAAATTGTCATCTGGTGCTCCTCACCTTTCTCTTTCATCCGCCTTTCAGATGCGTTCACCACCGGCTCTTCCATCATGCCGCAAAAGCGTAACCCGGATGCCGCAGAACTGGTGCGTGCCAAAACTGGCCGCATCACCGGCAGCCTTGTAAGCCTGCTAACTGTTATGAAAGGCCTGCCGCTGGCCTACGCCAAGGATATGCAGGAAGATAAGGAACCCGTGTTTGAAGCCACGGATGCCGCTGCCCTCTCTCTTGCCGCATGCGATGGTATGGTGCGGGACATGACAGCCAACACCGCCCAAATGCGTGCACTGGCAGGTTCTGGCTATTCCACCGCTACAGATATTGCAGACTGGTTGGTGCGCGTGCTGAAAGTGCCATTCCGCACCGCGCACCACGTAACAGGCCGCCTGGTTGCCAAAGCCGAGGAAAAAGGCGTGGGGCTGGCAGATCTGACATTGCAGGAAATGCAGGCAGAAGAACCCGGCATTACGGATGATATCTATTCGGTTCTCAGCGTAGATGCCTCCATTGCATCTCGCACCAGCGAAGGTGGCACCGCATCCGGCAACGTCAGCGCGCAGGCTCAGCGCTGGCTGAAGGCTCTGGGTGCAGAACCCACCACAGCAGGGCAGTAA
- a CDS encoding N-formylglutamate amidohydrolase yields the protein MSVDQVLMAESFVVHGRDEGGPFVLVSDHAGRAIPPELGDLGLSAQERARHIGWDIGIDGVGRKLADLLPAVLIEQVYSRLVIDCNRAPGHPTSIVQVSDGTTVPRNQNISAQDRAWREQTILHPYHARIRQELDAHMAAGRQTVVVALHSFTPFMHGKQRPWHAGLLHNHDSRLARIMIALLQQDGLVVGDNEPYALTDTSDYTIPQHGERRELPHIEIEIRQDLIADDAGQTEWANRLARLLPQAWRQFCEQYGENA from the coding sequence ATGTCTGTGGATCAGGTGCTGATGGCAGAAAGTTTTGTGGTGCATGGTCGGGATGAAGGTGGCCCCTTTGTGCTGGTAAGTGACCATGCAGGCCGTGCCATTCCGCCTGAATTGGGTGATCTGGGGTTAAGTGCGCAGGAACGTGCGCGCCATATTGGCTGGGATATCGGCATAGATGGCGTAGGCCGTAAACTGGCTGACCTGCTGCCTGCTGTGTTGATTGAGCAGGTGTATTCCCGCTTGGTGATTGACTGTAACCGCGCCCCCGGCCACCCAACCTCTATCGTGCAGGTAAGTGATGGCACAACAGTGCCGCGCAACCAGAATATCTCTGCGCAGGATCGGGCATGGCGGGAGCAGACAATTCTGCACCCTTATCACGCCCGTATCCGGCAGGAACTGGATGCCCATATGGCCGCAGGCCGCCAGACGGTGGTTGTGGCGCTACACAGTTTTACACCATTTATGCATGGCAAACAGCGCCCGTGGCATGCCGGACTTTTGCATAATCATGATTCCCGGCTGGCCCGGATCATGATTGCACTTTTGCAACAGGATGGCTTGGTGGTGGGGGATAACGAACCCTACGCCCTCACAGATACATCGGACTACACCATTCCCCAGCATGGTGAACGGCGTGAACTGCCACATATTGAAATTGAAATTCGGCAGGATTTGATTGCTGATGATGCCGGGCAGACCGAATGGGCTAATCGTCTGGCCCGTTTGCTGCCACAGGCATGGCGCCAGTTTTGTGAACAGTATGGAGAAAACGCATGA
- a CDS encoding shikimate dehydrogenase, giving the protein MTATDIAKPQIITGKAKLAGVLGWPVAHSRSPVLHNYWLRRYEVDGAYVPLPVEPDAFVAAVLGLQAAGFRGANVTIPHKEAAFKIADVLDHSAQRAGAVNTLVFEDDGKIHGYSTDGAGFVASMESAGFNLPEQAQVLLLGAGGAARSVAAALQDCGLRVAVTNRTQGRAEELAKALPGLDVVPWNMWEDRLGAYSLLVNTTSLGMEGGPDAAFRPSLAHAAKELVVADIVYVPRVTPLLAEAQSAGLRTLGGLGMLLHQARLGFQKWYGVNPEVDAATEAFVQESF; this is encoded by the coding sequence ATGACCGCCACAGATATAGCCAAGCCGCAGATTATTACAGGCAAGGCAAAGCTGGCAGGTGTTCTGGGTTGGCCCGTAGCGCATTCGCGTTCTCCGGTTCTGCACAATTACTGGCTGCGGCGTTATGAGGTAGATGGTGCCTATGTGCCGCTGCCGGTTGAGCCAGATGCGTTTGTGGCAGCCGTTCTGGGCTTACAGGCTGCGGGCTTTCGGGGCGCAAATGTAACCATTCCGCACAAGGAAGCCGCCTTTAAAATTGCCGATGTGCTGGATCATTCCGCCCAGCGTGCAGGTGCAGTGAATACACTTGTGTTTGAAGATGACGGCAAAATTCACGGTTACTCAACCGATGGCGCAGGTTTTGTGGCCAGCATGGAATCGGCTGGGTTCAATCTGCCTGAACAAGCGCAGGTTCTGCTGTTGGGCGCTGGCGGTGCTGCGCGGTCTGTTGCTGCCGCGTTACAGGATTGTGGCCTACGTGTTGCCGTGACCAATCGCACCCAAGGGCGGGCAGAAGAACTGGCAAAAGCCCTGCCGGGGCTGGACGTGGTGCCGTGGAATATGTGGGAAGACCGCCTTGGCGCGTATAGTTTGCTGGTAAATACCACCTCTTTGGGGATGGAAGGCGGCCCGGATGCTGCGTTTCGTCCTTCTCTGGCACATGCGGCCAAGGAACTGGTGGTGGCAGATATCGTTTATGTACCACGCGTAACGCCTTTGTTGGCAGAGGCGCAATCTGCTGGCCTACGTACTTTGGGCGGGCTTGGTATGTTGCTGCATCAGGCGCGGCTGGGTTTTCAGAAATGGTACGGCGTGAACCCGGAAGTGGATGCCGCAACGGAAGCTTTTGTGCAGGAAAGTTTCTAA
- the coaE gene encoding dephospho-CoA kinase (Dephospho-CoA kinase (CoaE) performs the final step in coenzyme A biosynthesis.) encodes MKILGLTGGMGMGKSTVATLLRHAGLPVFDADAEVRQLQADHGAALPAIAQLVPHAVQNGHLDRAVLRQAVIKEPALLKKLEQIIHPMVRAARAKFLRAQRLRGARCVVLDIPLLYETGAQRECDDVLVVSAPHWVQARRVAKRRGMPPAEACKLIARQMPDAQRVRQAGKVIRTGGSMRETERQVRQFIRSLRA; translated from the coding sequence ATGAAAATTCTGGGCCTTACCGGCGGTATGGGCATGGGCAAAAGCACTGTAGCCACGTTGTTGCGGCATGCAGGCTTGCCGGTGTTTGATGCAGATGCCGAAGTGCGCCAATTGCAGGCAGATCATGGGGCAGCCTTGCCAGCTATCGCCCAACTGGTGCCGCATGCTGTGCAGAACGGGCATTTGGATAGAGCCGTATTGCGGCAAGCCGTTATAAAAGAACCGGCGCTGCTCAAAAAACTGGAGCAGATTATTCACCCTATGGTGCGGGCTGCACGGGCAAAGTTTTTGCGTGCACAGCGTTTGCGTGGGGCGCGCTGTGTGGTGCTGGATATTCCACTGCTTTATGAAACAGGCGCTCAGCGAGAATGCGATGATGTTTTGGTGGTATCTGCCCCACATTGGGTACAAGCACGCCGTGTGGCCAAAAGGCGCGGGATGCCTCCAGCCGAGGCTTGCAAATTGATTGCTCGGCAAATGCCAGATGCCCAACGCGTGCGCCAAGCGGGCAAGGTTATTCGCACCGGCGGCAGTATGCGAGAAACAGAACGGCAAGTGCGCCAGTTCATCAGGAGCCTAAGGGCATGA
- the dnaQ gene encoding DNA polymerase III subunit epsilon — MKRSILFDTETTGLDPATGDRVIEIAALELVGDLPTGRTFHKLIDPERDVPEEASRVHGFTRADLEGKPKFAEVADDFLAFVGDDPLIAHNARFDFGFMNAELKRAGKKTLGLDRMVDTLDMARERFPGMPNSLDALCRRFGVDLSARTTHNALLDCKLLADVYVELMGGRQHGLGLMAEDGQLPSVMYEGPVNRKVVRVQPTPQELAAHVAFVAGLKEPIWEH, encoded by the coding sequence ATGAAAAGATCCATTCTGTTTGATACAGAAACCACAGGGCTAGACCCGGCAACGGGAGACCGGGTGATTGAAATTGCAGCCCTTGAATTGGTAGGAGACCTGCCAACAGGGCGCACTTTTCATAAGCTTATAGACCCGGAGCGCGATGTGCCGGAGGAGGCTTCCCGCGTGCATGGCTTTACGCGGGCGGATCTGGAAGGCAAACCCAAATTTGCTGAAGTGGCGGATGACTTCCTGGCCTTTGTGGGGGATGACCCACTCATTGCGCACAATGCCCGGTTTGACTTTGGTTTTATGAATGCGGAGCTCAAACGCGCAGGCAAAAAAACGCTGGGTTTGGATCGCATGGTGGATACGCTGGATATGGCGCGTGAGCGCTTTCCCGGCATGCCCAACAGTTTGGATGCCTTGTGCCGCCGTTTTGGCGTAGATCTTTCTGCCCGAACCACCCATAACGCGCTGCTGGACTGCAAACTGCTGGCTGATGTGTATGTGGAGCTTATGGGGGGCCGCCAGCACGGTCTTGGGCTGATGGCGGAAGATGGGCAACTGCCTTCTGTGATGTATGAAGGCCCGGTGAACCGTAAGGTTGTGCGTGTGCAGCCAACACCGCAAGAGCTGGCTGCACATGTGGCATTTGTTGCGGGCCTGAAAGAGCCGATTTGGGAACACTGA
- a CDS encoding glycosyltransferase family 4 protein has translation MKILEITNVDFSLTHFLLPLMRELRAEGHEVIGVCADGPLLQHPRNEGFRVETLPFARSFSVPAQLRAFWALVRLIKKEKPDLVHTHMPISGILARAAAKLCGVPRIAYTCHGFLFNQPGSHLRRGLALVLEVLCGHITDVYLTVSREEAQDAKRLHVHPHPVAIGNGRDPAQFHPDAQARTRIRAELGTSAQTPVIIVVSRLVRHKGYPELLAAMERVPDAELWIVGERLASDHGANMDEYLAKARAALGPRLKCLGYRADIPALLAAADIFVLPSHFEGLPMSIIEAMLCGLPVVATNIRGSREQVVPHETGLLVPPGTTAELAEALTTLVQNPALCQHMGTAGLKRALRLFDEKTILQTTTRLLTH, from the coding sequence GTGAAGATTCTGGAAATCACAAACGTCGATTTTTCACTCACCCATTTTCTACTGCCCCTTATGCGAGAATTAAGGGCAGAAGGACATGAAGTGATAGGCGTTTGTGCGGATGGCCCTTTGCTTCAACACCCCAGAAACGAGGGGTTTCGGGTTGAAACACTGCCCTTTGCCCGTTCATTTTCTGTGCCCGCGCAACTTCGAGCCTTTTGGGCTCTTGTTCGGCTTATAAAAAAAGAAAAGCCGGATTTGGTGCATACACATATGCCTATCAGTGGCATTCTGGCGCGGGCGGCAGCCAAGTTATGTGGCGTGCCACGCATTGCCTATACGTGCCACGGTTTTTTATTCAACCAACCCGGCTCTCACCTACGGCGCGGATTAGCATTGGTGCTGGAAGTTCTATGCGGGCACATAACTGATGTTTATCTGACCGTCAGCCGTGAAGAAGCGCAGGATGCCAAACGCCTGCATGTTCACCCCCACCCCGTTGCAATTGGGAATGGGCGAGATCCAGCCCAGTTTCACCCAGATGCGCAAGCCAGAACACGTATCCGGGCAGAACTTGGCACATCCGCGCAAACGCCTGTAATTATTGTTGTCTCTCGCCTTGTGCGCCACAAAGGGTATCCAGAACTCCTGGCCGCCATGGAGCGCGTGCCAGATGCAGAATTATGGATTGTGGGGGAAAGACTGGCATCAGACCACGGTGCCAATATGGATGAATACCTTGCTAAAGCGCGAGCTGCACTTGGCCCGCGACTAAAATGCCTTGGTTATCGGGCTGATATTCCGGCTTTATTGGCCGCAGCAGATATTTTTGTGCTGCCCAGCCATTTTGAAGGCCTGCCTATGTCTATTATTGAAGCCATGTTGTGCGGATTGCCAGTTGTGGCCACTAATATTAGAGGCTCGCGCGAGCAGGTTGTGCCGCATGAAACAGGGCTACTTGTGCCCCCCGGCACTACGGCAGAACTGGCAGAAGCCCTTACAACGCTGGTGCAAAACCCAGCTTTATGCCAGCACATGGGTACTGCTGGGCTAAAACGTGCTCTACGCTTATTTGATGAAAAAACAATTCTACAAACCACCACACGCCTGCTGACACATTAA